ATGGAGGACACAGTTACTCCAGTGACACCCTCCCTCTCAAGGCCCTTGCTGATGGCTACAGCCTGTGCATTGTAAGGTGTGAGGATAGCAATATCGTGGGGGTCTACTGTCCGGTCCAGGGTCAGCTGCTTGGTGATCCGAACCTGAGCGGACAAAGTGGCAGGTGGAGCTGGACCATGGTGCCATCTGGGCCTAGGGCACATGAGCTTCCCTCAAGTTCCCTTGGCCCCTCTTCCTTCTAGAAGGCCTCTCTGAcacttcctcctccttcccctcatcCAGTGAGCCCTTCTTAACCCCAACTCCTCCTCCAGGAAGTCTTCCCtcattcctcttcctcctcctcctcctcttcctcctcctcctcctccaggaagACACCCCAGTCCTGACCCATGGGGGCACCAGGGAGGGTCTCTCTCATGCTTACCACCTCTGCCACCTCTTCCAGGTTGGCCTTGGAGTTCTCATTTCCTTCATCTGTGGACACCAGCAGGCTCTGCTCCTGGCCCTGCACATAGCCAAAAATGATAGAGCAGCTCTCCTTGCCAGCATAGCCCAGAATGCTGGCTGGTCGCCTCAGGCCCTGCCAGGCCCTCAGTTTCCTCCCATAGAACTCCATGGAGGGGAAGGTGCAGATGGCCTGGTGCATGCGGTACTGTGTGTCCAGGAGGAAGGCGTCCCTGTGGTACCGCTCAAAGAGAGACCGATCCATCCCCAGGTTTTGCAGTTGCTTGTCCTTGACCACAGGCCGTAGCTGCTTGTGGTCCCCGAGCAGGACCACCTGGAAGCACAAGGGGCATTGTCCTGACCTGGCCCAGAGGTACCCCAGCCTGTGGGCCACTCCAGACCCTGCTCAGTGCGGTCCTTCACACCTCGGCCTCCAGCCCGGGCACAGGCTCTCCACTGACTGTCCCTCACCTTCTCAGCTTTGGAGAAGCGCACCAAGGGGATGAGGGTCTCCGGCTCGGTGGCCATGCCCGCTTCGTCCACGAGGATCTGCCGGATGTCCAGCTTTTGGAGGCTGGCTGAGGCTGCGCAGGAGCATGTGCACAGAATGATGGAGTGCTGGTCTAGCTCAAACTTCCGCGCCTTTCCCAGGATGCTCCTGTACCTGTGTGGGCCACAGCCTGTCATCCTGACGCCCCAGCAGGAGGCTTACCTCCCAGCCCACCACTTACGAGGCAAGGTCCTCCCTAGAGAAGACTTCCTCTCTCTGCAGCCGGGCGTCAAATGCCCTGATCTCTGGTGCAAATGGGTTGGAAGCCTGTCGGATTCGGTGGTGCAGGGTGATGCTCCTGCAGGGTAGAGCCTCAGTAAACCGCAGTCCACTGTAGGGCCAGCTCAGGCCCAGCCTCCACCCATGCTCAGAAGGACAGATAGGCCGCACCTGAGGGTCTGGTTTGGCCTCCCCTCCTGGTGGGCCTTGTTGAGCAGGCCTCTGCGGCccacacctggaattgggaactcAGTGGCCTCGGACTTCTCACTGTACACTCGCAGGGGCTGCAGCTCTGCTCTCCTGCTCAGGAGTAGTCCTGGGGGTGGGTGGGGTGTGAGCTTAGGCTGTTCCTCTGTGCAGGCAGCCCCTGGCCACCCCATGCACTGTACCCAGCATACCTGCCATTACATCCACTGACTTGTTGGAGGGGCCACAGTACAAGATGTGTGGGCCCCTCGGCTGCCCTGCCCCACCAGGGCTACTGCTGGTGGACTCCTGCTCCTGGTGTGATTGATGCAGCCAGAACATGATGTGGAGGCCCACCACGGTCTTCCCTGTACCTTCAGTCAGAGCACAGGGTAAGCAGAGCCCACCCTATTTCCCAGGATCCCCATGGCCCATGGCCCAGCCTGCCCAGGACAGCCCTGCTCCCCTTGCATGTGGGCCCACCTGGTGGGCCCTGGATGACTGTGAAGGGCTTCTCCAGAGCCTTCCTTACGGCCTCGATCTGGCTAGAATTCAACTTGTGGTGACCTCCGGGGATGTCATAGGCCTCTAGCTCCAGGAGCCTGCTGGCAGCCACTGGGAGCTGGGGACCAGGCCTCCCTAAGCACCCATGCAGGgcagggagggggcaggagggtGAGCTGGGGTGGGGCTTGGGGCTGGACCAGCCCAGAGCAATGCTGACCACCAGGGGGGATGCCTTCTTCAGCCCACGCACGGCTTCCTCCTTGCGCCTGGGAGTGAGAGGGACACAGGGAAGTCAAGAGGACCCCCACCCAGGAAGAGACCGTGCTCACCTTTCACACCTGCCCTGGCCTCACAGGGCAAGCCTGGTGGAAGCCACTCACAGGTCGGGAAGCTGCTTGGGCATCACCTCCACAGTGAATCGAGTGCCGGGCCTCAGCACCTCTTCTGGAACCTTCTCCATGGCCATTTGGTGGATGAAGAAGTGCACCCGCCTAAAGGCCTCCTGCCGGTCTTCCTGGCCCTCCTGGTCCAAGTCCTCAGTCAACCCGTGCGCTACCCAGGCATACCCAGGGGGATCGATGCTCAGTATGGGCCTGAGGCTGCTGGGCCTGGCAGAAGGGGCCTGGAGCCCCTCCAGCCGGATGCAGAGGTAGCAGCAGCTGAAGTTGACATGGATGCAGCTCTCCCAGAGGAAGGCAGCGTCCAGGAGGAAGGTGCCCCTCAGCTGCCCTTGGGGGGTGCGCTCCGCATCCCAGTTGATGCACACATGCTGCAGCGTGATGGAGCTGTTCTCTGCAACTGCATTGGTGGCCGACTCCAGGCTGCAGAGTGGCTCCCACACGCGGGAGTATTCATCCTCGTCACGGTACCAGTCTTGCGAGGCCTGGAGCACACGCCCAGAGAAGCAGTCACCAGGCCGCTCCACGTGCTCCAGGCAGAGGCTGAGGCCGGGCACCACAGTCCACAGCTGCAGGGCTGGTGCCAGAAAGCCACGCTGCAGGCTGGTGCTGAGCTGTACCTGCAGGGTGTCCCCGCTGCCCAGCTCCCGGACAACCTCTATGAAATGGCCACAGGGGCTCTGGCGCACGTGTACAGGCTCCCGCCCTGGggactcctcctggccctgctcctggATGAGGGCAGCTGCCTCCGGCCAGCGCTGCTCCTCCATCAGCACCAACAGCTGCTTCCATAGGGCTGCCCCCATGACCCGGGTGTATGGGTCGTGCAAGGTGCCAGGCAGTGGGGAGGATAGCATGGACCTCTGCACCGAGTAGATGCGGCGTCGCCATAGCAACCGCAGGCCTGGCCGACTCTCCAGGCTTCGGGGGTGGTCAGCCAGCTGCAGGGAGCTATAGTGGACAGGGTAGGGATCAGGCAGTGTCTCTTGGTTGACTGGGAAGAGGAGCTTGAAGCAGTGGGTGCCCATCTCCACATCCACCACGAAGCCCAGCTTATTTTGGGGTTGGGCCTTGAGCTGGGTGGCCAGGTGCAGGCTTCGGGCCCGCCGCTGATAGCTCCGGGAACATGCATACTGGCTGCCAAAGTCCTGGCAGAGTCCATCGATGTCCCTGGTGGAGTACTCAGGCCCCCCATGGCCCAGCGCCAGCAGCAGCAGCCTTTGCACCACCAAGTCCAGGTACCTGCGGATGGGCGATGTGGCCCATGTGTACCAGTCCACCTGCAGTGAGTAGTGGCTGGCCAGTTGCTGCTCACCCTGGCTGGAGCGGCCAAACACCGAGCGATCTAGGGCCTTTCGGAAGGCAAGGCCTGCAGGAGCCAGAGAAGGGTGCATGTCATCCGTGGCAATGAGGTCCACCATCTGGTCGTAGTCCTGGGCACGGGCAGCGAGCTGGACATGCTTCCAGAGGGAGGCCAGGACATGCAACTGCATGCCCGGGGTGCTGTGGTCATGCAGATAGTGTTGGAGGCGCGGTGACAGGGCCACCAACTCTCCATGCCGCTCGCGAATGGCTTTAAGCTGGAGACTGCTAGGTGTGGGCTGCCACCTCAGGGGTGTGACAGTCCTTGTGTGCTCACACTGCACCAGGAACTGAGCCACCAGTCTGTTAAACTGGATCATGTACTCTTTGACCATGATGTGGGCTGCGCGGAAGCCCAGCTCACTGTCCTCCTGCGGGGGCTCGTAGTCACAGGCAGTCTGCAGGCGGTGTCGGCGCAGCACCCGGGAGAAGTAGCAGGCGGCTGTGACACAGGCCTCCACTGAGCCCAGGTGGGCTGGCAGCTGCAGGCCGGCGCCTGGGAATCCCTTGATCATCGCCTCAGCCTCCTCATAGGACAGCTGGTGGTCAGAGCATATCACAGAGGGGGCAAAGCGCAGGCTCTGGAGCTGGCCACTGCCCTTCTCCATGGTGAGGAAGAGGGAGACAGCCAGGCGGTCCCGGCCTGGCAGGAGGCTGAGCACTTCCTGGCAGACTCTGACTGGTAGCGTGAGCACTGGCTCTCTATCGGGAGCATAGAATGCAATGCCCTGCCGGCGGGCCTCCACGTCCAGGGTCCCATCCCTGGGCACAAAGCTGGCTACATCAGTGATGTGCACAGCTACCTCACACCTGGTGCCCAGATCCCGGACACTGAGGGCATCATCTAGGTGACAGGCACCCTGGGGGTCCACAGTGAAGGTCAGGAGGCTGCGACAGTCTTCTCGGTCACCAGTAGCAGAGTCCAGCTCCATTTGGTATCTCTCCAGCACCTTGGTGATGGAGGCTAGGTCAGGCATGGGGGTCCTGAGGCCATGCTCCAGGTCCAGGATGCGGAGGCCCTGTTCCCAGGTGGTGGCCTCAGGCAGCACATCCAGGATTATGCCCAGTGGGTAGTAGAAACGCTCACGCCACAGGACGATGTGGACCCAGAAGAGCTGGGTGTGCCGAGCCTCAGCTGAGAGGGTCTTGTGCCCCACACGCTGCACCCGGCCCTGGAGCAGGCGGTGAATGGGGATGTGCAGCGGATCCTTCAGCTCAGCCACAAAGATCTTGGTCACAGAGCTGTCCACAGGGATCATGATCCGGGGATCCCACTTGTCCATCCGGCACACAAAGGCCAGTGCATGCCTCCTCCTCTTCAGCACACCCACCACACGGCCCTGCAGCCGTCCTGTCATGTCCCCATCACCAGTCTCCCGGTCCAGGACCTGCACCAGCACCTCATCCCCCGTAAAGGCCATCCCACAGTTCAGACGGCCCCTGATCTGGATGGGGCTGGAGGCTGCATTGCTTAGCGGCATGGCGGACGCCCGCTGGAAGGTCTCCTTCAGGAACGTGCAGTGGTGGTACAgctcaggctctgagtgcagtaGCTCCCACAGCATGGCTGGGGGCAGGTTGGTGTACTGCTGGGTCTGCTGTGGAGACTTGGGTCTGGCTACGGTGTCCAGCAACCCATCCTCCCCAACGGTCACTGTCACCTGTCGGCTCTCATCCAGGAGCTCCTGCAGGATGGCATCCTCGGCGTCAAGCTCCCCGTGGGAAGGCCAGAAGTCAGATTCCCAGTCCTCGGGGTCTGCAGGCCTCCTGCCCTCCAGGGTCCGCCCTGCTGCTGCATCCCCAGGGGCTGCGTCCCCTGCCTCCACCTTCACAGCGACCTCACGCCCCTTGGCCATGGGCTCGGGCAGAACCCTTGCCATAGCCACGTGCTCTGTGGCTGGGCCTCCAGCTGTCTCTTCTGTGACAATGTCCCTGGCCACTGCTGCCCCAGCTGCCTCTGCTCTGGGGGCCACAGGGGCCCAATGCCGCCTCTGAGCCACACTCTGCTCGATCTGCTCTAGCGACAGGCTCTCGGGACAGATGCTGCGGTGCTCCACACACTCGTGGATGAAGCTCCTCCAGAGCTTGCTGCAGGCTCCAAAGGAACAGAGGGCCACTGCATCCCCCACGGCCACCAGTTGGGACTGGGCTCGGGTCATGATCGTGTTCAGCACACGGGCCTCGGTGAAGAACTCGGAGGCCGGTGCCCTGGGGCCGAGCAGGCTGAGGCAGTTGTGCACAGTGCTCAGTACCACCACCCGGAACTCCCGCCCTGCAGGGGACATAGGGGTCAAGCTGCTAGGCAGGACAGTGGACAGACCTCCATCTTCAGCTGCACCCCCCACTGGAGCAAGACTGAGGAGCAGGTCAGAAACTGCCCCACAGCCAGGTGCCCCTTGCCCGTGCCACTGACCACCCACCTGGCAGGATCTCAAAGCTGCCCACAGACACCTCGCCCAGGTTCCTTCTCCTCAGCTCCTGCCTCAGGGCAGCGACCTGGAGACAACAGGTCAGAGCATGAGGGGTCGGTGCCCCACCAGCGATGGGCCCCAGAGACCTGGGCACCCTCAGCCGCCAAGCAGCACCCATTCTGGAACTTCAGGTGGTAAACTTCCAAGGAGGCCAGAGGCTGGGCTCACCTGGGCACCATGGGAGACAGCACAGATGTGTCTCTGCTCCCGGCCACCCCAGCAGCGGGGCCAGGTGTTGTAGACCTCCTGCACTTTCTCCACCACCTGAGCGACCTCTGCTGCGTTGATCCAGGATGTCCTGGACAGGTCCTGCTCAGGGGTACCCGCCACATGGCAGAACATGAGCGGGTAGTGCTGGGGGTGGCGTGGGACCTTGCCACTGGCCTGGATGGGGTTGCCCTTGGTCGTGTAGAAGTGGCGTGAGACGAAGCTGATGATGGCCCCGGTGCAGCGGTAGTTCTCATGGAAGATGAGGCGGCTCTTCTGGGCAACCCTGTGGGCCTCCTGCTGGTAGTGCAGGAAGAGGCGGTAGAGCAGTGTGTGCCTGGCCGCCCTAGCCCTGGGCACGCTGAAGAGCCTGGGCGTGACCTGCATGTGGTCCCCCGCCAGCACCACACGGGTGTGGGGTGAGGCATAGGCCAGTGGGGTGAGGGCCTCGCACTCCAGCATCTGGGCAGCCTCATCAATGAGGATGTGGGAGAAGAAGCCGACCGGCACCTGCAGCTTTCGGGCCTGGGAGGTGGTGGTGACCACCAGGCGGTGATGTGCCAGCTCTGCCCTGGTGGGTGGGCGGAAGGCCCGGCCGTCCTCTGTCAGGCAGCAGTACCGCAGCGTAGCCGGGTCAGTCTGGCTGGGCGGGCGGTCTGTGTACATCACCCGGAGCGGAGCTGCCTCAGGGTGGTCTCTGCTGACATAGGCGTGGAAATACTCCCGGATGTAGATGTCTGCAGCACTGCGGGGGCACAAGGCATGCAGCTGTTCCCACTGTCTGCTAAAATGCCCCATGTACCTGGCCCCACCTGGAGGTCCTGGAAGGAGGTGGACAGAGTCCTGCCAGGCATGCTGGCATCCCCAGAGGGAACAGACACACGGCAAAGATGCAGGAAGGTCAGAGCCTGACAGGAATGGGAGGAGCAGAAGCTCCTGCGGGGTCAGGGAGGGCTCAGAGGGGGAGCGGTTTAAGGCAAAGCAGGGAGGAAGGTGAAGGAGCTGGCCATGGCCTGCAGTAGCCCAGGGTGACCAGAGGCTGGCCTGACCTGAGCATGGCTCCTGGGCTCTGTCAGCAGTAGGCAGCAAGAACTGGTACCCTAACTCTCAGGGGCAGAGTCCAAGGGTCAAGAGGCAAAGGAAAGGCTGTTGGCACCTTCCAGGTGAGCCATACCTGGCCCCACTAGCCCCCCAGACACTGCCAAGACCCAGTGATCCCCACATTAAGCCCAGAAGATTGGCCCAGGGCATGTGGCCCTGTCCTGTGCATCCTCCCTCCTGATGCCGGGCTGAGGAAGACCCAGAAACCTGCCAGCATATGATGTTAGAGAACCAAGAAAACCACATCAACCAGAGGGGAACTTCCCTATTGAGAAATCTGTGTTTCTATAGAAAACACAATCAATCAAGGGCCTTGCCATGTAAAGCTGAGCAAGCCAACCACTGCCACCCACCTCCCCTTCTATGGTACATGGCCTCTTGGTGGCTCTCCGGTCCCTCAGCCAATAACAGACCCATCACCCCAGGGCAGCTGGCCCTCAGGAGAGTCCCCACAGAGGGCTGGACACTGGGCAGGCCTGGGCTCACCTGTTGGTGTGTGTGCAGATGAGTACCTTGGTGTGGGACTGCCGAACCACCTCCAGAGAGGCCATGGCTAGTGTGTAGGTTTTGCCAGTGCCAAAGGGCCCATAGATGAGTAGTGGGGGAACGGGCTTCATGCCTCCTGGGCTGCTGCCTGCAATGAGCCCCACAGCCATCTTCTGCTTGTGGTTTCCACACAGTGAGAATGGGATGGGCCTGGGATGGGGCACAGTGCAGTTGGGCAGGTCCGGTACCACCAGGTGCTCCTTGGGCAGTGCGTCCACTGCCTGGTGCCAGAGGCGGAACGGCATTGGGTCAATCTGGAACTGCACTTCTAAGAGGGGGTTGTCCTCAGGCTTTAGCTCTAGGGCCACACAGCAGTGTGCTGGCAGCAGTAGCCACAGAGCTTGCTCTGAGCTGGCCCGTGTCTCCAGCTGCACTTCGAATACTGTGTCATTAGGTGCAGGCACAGGGGCTATGAGGGCCATGCTTACTGCCCGACTCAGCAGGAAGCCCTGGTCTGTATCTGGCATCAGAGAGGAGGGGACAGGGACTTCGGCGTAGAGGGCTCCCTGTGGTGCGAAGAGCATGCCCAGTGCTGGTGTCTGCAGAGCCGCCTTCAGGGACACCTGGACCTGCATGGTCAGCCTGGTGGGAGCACCTGGTGTTGAGCTCCCAGGTCACAGCTGTAGACCTGGCTTCACATTCAGATTCCCAGCTGCCCAGCTGCCCAGCTGCCCACCCGCCTGCTGCCTGCCTCACCTAGCCACCAGCCGCTGCTGAGCAGCCTCCTCCTCATAGAGGAAGTTGTGCATCTTCTGCCGATAGTTGCTAAGAGAGATGGGGCCTGAGGCCAGGCTGCTGTGACTGAACTCCAAGGCCAGGGCCGGCGCCTTGTACTTGGCCACCAGGGCTACTTGCTCAGCTGTGCGTGGCATGCAAGGAACCACGTGGCGGTTGCCTGTGTGCCAGCGGCCCCGCTCCTCGAGGAAGGTAGGTGCTGGCCTTCCACAGAATCCTAGGCTCTGTGCTTGGCCCAGCTGCAACCCCAGCTTCTGAAGCACAACTGGTCGGTGGCCAAAGTCGAAGACCACCCACTGCTCGAAGGTACCAAAGGAGGCAGCCTGCACATGCACCTCCACCTGGAATTCAGCTGAGGTGTCAGGCACACGGAAGTGTTGCCCCTGAGCATACAGCTGGCCCCGTGGGAGGGAGGGAGCCACCAACGAGAAGTCTGCTCCAGGCTCCTGCTTGAGCAGGGCcacgtggagcagggggtcctagGAGAAGAGACTGGATGTGAGGTGCACCCCCAGGCCCTGACCCAACCTCTGGGCATCATCCCAGTCTCCTTCCCTCCCAAGAGGCAGTTCCAGCCACTCTCTGGGTGTAGAACCTATGCCTGCTTAACCTCCCTGGTCTCCTCTGCAGGGGGCGGTCATGGGACGTGCCTTAGGCCCTGTGGATGTGAGCATAGGCAGGATGGGCAGCCTGGGCCCACCCCACCCTCCCTCTTGGGGCACCAGACACTGCTAACCCATGAACGCTGCAGAGGGACCCTCAGGGTGGGGGCTCTTGAGATGCCCTGTCTGCAGGTAAGGAAACCAAGGCAGAAAACTAAGGAACTTGCCCAGGTCCAGATCCCAGGCTTCTGACATCTACCCATCTCTGGTACTCACCTCCTGGGGCATCCTTCACCCAGGGATAGACTGGCCCACAAGGTCCGAGGCCTTGGATCTATGCTAAACCCTCACCTCAGAGTGGACAGTGAACGTCCAGCTGTGCTGGGTCTTCTTCTCCTGGGCCTGATGCACTAGGGGCTGGTGGCAAGTAATAGACACTCCAGGGACGGTCTCAGCCAGCTGCAGGGAAGACCTGGCCTTTAGCAGGGCAGCCTGAACCTTCCCCCTATCCCTGGCACAGCCCCCACTTACCACCAGGACCTCGCTGCTGCTGTGCTGGTACTCAGCCAGCAGCTGCGCCCGGTAGGGCATCAACCCGTCCTTCCAGGCTTCTTGCTCCCGCAGCCGCAGGGCCTGTGCCCGCTGGACCCACTCTTGCAGTTCCTGGGCTGAGTGTGCCTTGGTGCAGATGTCCCCATATTCACAGAGGTCAGGCCTGGGGGCAGGGAGGTCATCAGGGCTACATGGAGGTGCAGCCGAAAGGTGGGCTAAAAGGCAGGCCTCCCAGGCCAGGGGCATGCATGGACCTTGCCTGCTGATGTCTACTCCCATGCCCCTAGGACAAGGCCTGTCACGCAGCTCCAAGAAAGGGACTTTCCTTACACAGGTCCTCAGAGGCCAGGTAGTGCTGACCCACTGGGAGAGGATGAGGCAGGTGCAGGGAGCCCCAGGACCATGAGTCTTGCATTTCCTGGTGCTGGCTGGTGGGGATTCGTCCCCCGCCTTAGGTTCCCACCCAGCTGTCCTTACCTTGGGCAAAGCTCAAATGTAGACAACCCCATGGGTGGGCTGCGGTACTCCCAGGGCACAGCCTGGTCGTAGGCCACCATCTGTGCATGCTCCAGGGAggagcagtggttctcaaaggCTTCCTGAGTGTGGCAGGTGACCAGGCAGGTGTGACAGTACAGCTGGACCCCAGGGGGCTGGCCCTGGGGCGCTGTACACTGTGCCTCCCCAAGGACAGGGTGAGTGAGCAGGTCCTCCCGCCGGAGCCCATCCAGCCGCTCGGCCTTCCACACGGCCATCTCCACAGCACTGTGTGCATACTGGCAGCCGGCAGCGCCATGGCGGCACGGCTGCCCACGCCCTACGAACATGCAGTAGTTCAGCAGGGGGCGATTCTGGGGCTGCGGCCGCACCTCTACAAACTGCCGCTTGCGGCCCTCAGTGCTGACATGGGTGAGGAGTGAGTGGCAGGTTCCATGCTCAGGGCACCGTCCCTGGGGGCCCATAGGGCTAAGGTGTGGGGGGCAGCGCCTGAAGCAGTGGGCACACAGAAGTTGGAAATGGCCTCCGAACTCTGCACAGATGGTGTCAGCCGCCCCAGGTGGCCCACCCTGGGCCCTCTTGCCCTGCAAGGCAGCCTTCAGCCACAGACGGGAGAGGTTGTGCTTGCGTTCGAAGGTCCAGACCAGTGCCTCCTCACGGCTGTGGGCGAAGGTGCACTGGTTCCGGTGGCGCCGGCAGCCCAGCTCTGGGCTGTAGTAGCGACAGACTTTGTAGTACAGAGGCCTTGGGAAGGTGGGCCTGCGGCCCACCCTGCGCCAGACCTTACTCTTGGCAGTGCACTTGCAGCGGGCCAGCAGAATCTCCCGGGGGCAGCCATGCTCCACCTTCTGCAGCACATAGGTGGTCTCGTTGAGGCGCTGGGCACAGCGAGGGCAACCCAGATAGAGGTCCACTTGGGCGTAGAGCCTGGCTAGAGATGGCCCCTTGGTGGCCAGAGGGCTGGCGGGCAACGGACCACGCCCCGGGGATGCCATGTCTGAAGCTGACCAGGCTCTTCAGGGCGGCATTCAAGACTCCCTGGCCCACTGGGACAGGAGACCCAAGTCAGGCAGAGGTCAGAGGGTCACCCACACATTCCCCCAGGCCAGGGTAAAGAATCCTGCCTAACCCAACCCACAGAGAGAACTTTTGGCAGTGGCCTTGACTGATGGAGAAGCTAAGGCTATTGGCCTGACCCACCAAACcccttccccctgaagggtctccAGCTTGCTCAAGAGAAGCAGAAGTGACAGCTGGGGATGCAGGAGAACCCTGGAGGCTACAGAAGCTGGGCCCAGTGAGGCCTGGGACTCCCAGGTTTCCATCTCCTTTACAGACACTATACCTCTTTTCTGAGAGTCCACAGTGTCTCTTAGGGTGACTGCACCCCTAGTCTTGGCAGTGGGGACCCAGGGTGGGGAggacacagccctgcagaggaccAACCCTTTCCAGGTAGGACAGATAACAGAGTTCCTACAGGGATGCCAGGAGAGGGGGCTGCCCAGGACCCAGAGTTTTAGCTGGGGCCACCCCAGCTGGGACGAGGGAGGTGAAAGCTCCTTGCACACTCTGCTGGCCAGGAAACTTTGGGGTAATACGAAGAcaatgttttaaaagaaaatgactggggctgtggttgtggctcagtggtagagagctcgcctagcacgtgcgaggccctgggttcgatcttcagcaccacataaaaataaataaaatattgtgtccaactacaactaaaaaataaataataaaaataaagaaaggaaaatgaCTAGGGCAGCCACCCAGGGTCTGAAAAACCCCTGCACCCAAGTGGAAATTTCTGAGCCCAACTGAGCCAAGACCCCAACCAGGTGCTGGATCTAGCAGGAGATGCAAAGGAGTCTGGTTGTGCTgctgtgggtggggtggggggccttCCAGGCAGCTGGCTCACTCCCGGGACTCACGGGGCGCTAGcatccctcccctccccagcaGGCCCTCCCGTCTGGGCTCCAGCTACCACCAGGGGTTTACCCTGCACTCACCAGCACCAACCTCCAGCAGTGATCACTTTCGATTCTGCCCCTGGGGCGGCTCAAACCTCAGATGCCTGATCACGGAAATTACCTCACTGACCCctgccccgcccccgccccgccccgcccccgagTGACACCTCCCCTCCCAGCCTTGGTGGAGCTCCCTGGACTGTGG
This region of Callospermophilus lateralis isolate mCalLat2 chromosome 3, mCalLat2.hap1, whole genome shotgun sequence genomic DNA includes:
- the Helz2 gene encoding 3'-5' exoribonuclease HELZ2 isoform X4; translation: MASPGRGPLPASPLATKGPSLARLYAQVDLYLGCPRCAQRLNETTYVLQKVEHGCPREILLARCKCTAKSKVWRRVGRRPTFPRPLYYKVCRYYSPELGCRRHRNQCTFAHSREEALVWTFERKHNLSRLWLKAALQGKRAQGGPPGAADTICAEFGGHFQLLCAHCFRRCPPHLSPMGPQGRCPEHGTCHSLLTHVSTEGRKRQFVEVRPQPQNRPLLNYCMFVGRGQPCRHGAAGCQYAHSAVEMAVWKAERLDGLRREDLLTHPVLGEAQCTAPQGQPPGVQLYCHTCLVTCHTQEAFENHCSSLEHAQMVAYDQAVPWEYRSPPMGLSTFELCPRPDLCEYGDICTKAHSAQELQEWVQRAQALRLREQEAWKDGLMPYRAQLLAEYQHSSSEVLVLAETVPGVSITCHQPLVHQAQEKKTQHSWTFTVHSEDPLLHVALLKQEPGADFSLVAPSLPRGQLYAQGQHFRVPDTSAEFQVEVHVQAASFGTFEQWVVFDFGHRPVVLQKLGLQLGQAQSLGFCGRPAPTFLEERGRWHTGNRHVVPCMPRTAEQVALVAKYKAPALALEFSHSSLASGPISLSNYRQKMHNFLYEEEAAQQRLVARLTMQVQVSLKAALQTPALGMLFAPQGALYAEVPVPSSLMPDTDQGFLLSRAVSMALIAPVPAPNDTVFEVQLETRASSEQALWLLLPAHCCVALELKPEDNPLLEVQFQIDPMPFRLWHQAVDALPKEHLVVPDLPNCTVPHPRPIPFSLCGNHKQKMAVGLIAGSSPGGMKPVPPLLIYGPFGTGKTYTLAMASLEVVRQSHTKVLICTHTNSAADIYIREYFHAYVSRDHPEAAPLRVMYTDRPPSQTDPATLRYCCLTEDGRAFRPPTRAELAHHRLVVTTTSQARKLQVPVGFFSHILIDEAAQMLECEALTPLAYASPHTRVVLAGDHMQVTPRLFSVPRARAARHTLLYRLFLHYQQEAHRVAQKSRLIFHENYRCTGAIISFVSRHFYTTKGNPIQASGKVPRHPQHYPLMFCHVAGTPEQDLSRTSWINAAEVAQVVEKVQEVYNTWPRCWGGREQRHICAVSHGAQVAALRQELRRRNLGEVSVGSFEILPGREFRVVVLSTVHNCLSLLGPRAPASEFFTEARVLNTIMTRAQSQLVAVGDAVALCSFGACSKLWRSFIHECVEHRSICPESLSLEQIEQSVAQRRHWAPVAPRAEAAGAAVARDIVTEETAGGPATEHVAMARVLPEPMAKGREVAVKVEAGDAAPGDAAAGRTLEGRRPADPEDWESDFWPSHGELDAEDAILQELLDESRQVTVTVGEDGLLDTVARPKSPQQTQQYTNLPPAMLWELLHSEPELYHHCTFLKETFQRASAMPLSNAASSPIQIRGRLNCGMAFTGDEVLVQVLDRETGDGDMTGRLQGRVVGVLKRRRHALAFVCRMDKWDPRIMIPVDSSVTKIFVAELKDPLHIPIHRLLQGRVQRVGHKTLSAEARHTQLFWVHIVLWRERFYYPLGIILDVLPEATTWEQGLRILDLEHGLRTPMPDLASITKVLERYQMELDSATGDREDCRSLLTFTVDPQGACHLDDALSVRDLGTRCEVAVHITDVASFVPRDGTLDVEARRQGIAFYAPDREPVLTLPVRVCQEVLSLLPGRDRLAVSLFLTMEKGSGQLQSLRFAPSVICSDHQLSYEEAEAMIKGFPGAGLQLPAHLGSVEACVTAACYFSRVLRRHRLQTACDYEPPQEDSELGFRAAHIMVKEYMIQFNRLVAQFLVQCEHTRTVTPLRWQPTPSSLQLKAIRERHGELVALSPRLQHYLHDHSTPGMQLHVLASLWKHVQLAARAQDYDQMVDLIATDDMHPSLAPAGLAFRKALDRSVFGRSSQGEQQLASHYSLQVDWYTWATSPIRRYLDLVVQRLLLLALGHGGPEYSTRDIDGLCQDFGSQYACSRSYQRRARSLHLATQLKAQPQNKLGFVVDVEMGTHCFKLLFPVNQETLPDPYPVHYSSLQLADHPRSLESRPGLRLLWRRRIYSVQRSMLSSPLPGTLHDPYTRVMGAALWKQLLVLMEEQRWPEAAALIQEQGQEESPGREPVHVRQSPCGHFIEVVRELGSGDTLQVQLSTSLQRGFLAPALQLWTVVPGLSLCLEHVERPGDCFSGRVLQASQDWYRDEDEYSRVWEPLCSLESATNAVAENSSITLQHVCINWDAERTPQGQLRGTFLLDAAFLWESCIHVNFSCCYLCIRLEGLQAPSARPSSLRPILSIDPPGYAWVAHGLTEDLDQEGQEDRQEAFRRVHFFIHQMAMEKVPEEVLRPGTRFTVEVMPKQLPDLRKEEAVRGLKKASPLVVSIALGWSSPKPHPSSPSCPLPALHGCLGRPGPQLPVAASRLLELEAYDIPGGHHKLNSSQIEAVRKALEKPFTVIQGPPGTGKTVVGLHIMFWLHQSHQEQESTSSSPGGAGQPRGPHILYCGPSNKSVDVMAGLLLSRRAELQPLRVYSEKSEATEFPIPGVGRRGLLNKAHQEGRPNQTLRSITLHHRIRQASNPFAPEIRAFDARLQREEVFSREDLASYRSILGKARKFELDQHSIILCTCSCAASASLQKLDIRQILVDEAGMATEPETLIPLVRFSKAEKVVLLGDHKQLRPVVKDKQLQNLGMDRSLFERYHRDAFLLDTQYRMHQAICTFPSMEFYGRKLRAWQGLRRPASILGYAGKESCSIIFGYVQGQEQSLLVSTDEGNENSKANLEEVAEVGVSGAMCW